In a single window of the Acyrthosiphon pisum isolate AL4f chromosome X, pea_aphid_22Mar2018_4r6ur, whole genome shotgun sequence genome:
- the LOC103309163 gene encoding protein FAM200A-like, with the protein MFFVLSEFLEEDDSVNVNDIKTIISLHLNQRSIALNSYFPKDIRDDFQWIENPFTVSIEELNFNTLLETQIIDLSCDKTYEHKFKNETLVDFWCAVYNEYPELSINAIIKLLLFPTTYLCEKGFFTMANIKTKQRNRLDVTHDMRISLSEIVPQWEILCNSVQNQNSH; encoded by the coding sequence ATGTTTTTTGTACTTAGCGAGTTTCTAGAAGAAGACGACTCAGTGAATgtcaatgatataaaaacaattatttcattgCATTTAAATCAAAGATCAATTGCATTGAATAGTTATTTCCCAAAAGATATTCGTGACGATTTTCAATGGATTGAAAATCCTTTTACTGTTTCTATTGAAGAGTTGAACTTCAATACGCTTCTTGAAACTCAGATTATCGATCTTTCTTGTGATAAAACTTatgaacataaatttaaaaatgaaactcTTGTAGATTTTTGGTGTGCAGTATATAATGAATATCCAGAACTTTcaattaatgcaataataaaactattacttTTTCCTACCACTTATTTGTGTGAAAAAGGATTTTTTACCATGgccaatattaaaacaaaacaaagaaaCAGATTAGATGTCACACATGACATGCGCATCAGTTTATCTGAAATTGTACCCCAGTGGGAAATTTTATGCAACAGTgtccaaaatcaaaattcacactaa